The window GCCATGGATTGGAAAGGCACACACCTGTACATTCTTTATATAAAGCTGTGGCACCCTACTTACTGTTCTCACATACAGTGCAATCAACAATGAACACATGTTTGCGCTCATGCAGCTGTGATAAACACTGAATATTCTAACTGTGATGGAAAGAAACCTCTGAAACTGGAACTCACATGCAGATTATTGAGCCAGCGTTGAGGAGGGCAGTACAAGTATTCTCCACTCTCTGCTCGGACTGGTCTGTATGCACCACTGAAACTCATACGTATACACAGTCACACAACATGATAAACTACCGGTAGACATTTTGCATGAATGCTTAAAATGGAGGACTTTCTTAGCACACTGTGTTTCTCTGTACAGATTTACCTGTTAGGGATGCTGTGGCGATAGGAAATGGGTTTATCCATGCAGATCTGCCTGGCGGGCTGTTAAAAGACATGTGGTCACATTTCATTAAGTTTGTTGTACAAACAGTGAGCCATCAACAAGACTAATGTCACGTAAAGGGTGACAATCAAAAGAAGGCTGACACTGAGGATGGAGTACCTTTTCAAAAGCTAAATTCAAGGAGGCTTTTCGTTTATTAGCATGTgcttaaaatgtattgtttgaaatgtattacattgtttgacTTTTAGATGAGGCTGTGTCATGTTGCAGCGACAAAGGTCAGGGGAAATTCATTGAAGGCAGCACTTGTTAAAACAAAGTGGTTTGTGTTTACTCACCTCGGGATCATACACTGTGTAAACACTGGGGAGCCTCTGTGAAGAGCGAAGAATGAGCAATGGTCAAACATCTGGAACAGCAGCGCAAATTGGGCCATATCCAATGTGTGTGAATTGTaccctggactgctcgccagtcaatcacagtatAAACAACTTTATTGACAATTTACAAGTCTCCCAATTAACCAAACCCTTTGGACTGAGGAATGAAACCCCACAAACaaactgggagaacatgcaaactccacatattCAAACCTGGATCTCCACTGGGCCACCGTGCTATAAAAAGTAGATCTTtacagacaaataaaaaaaaaatacaaactccaacaacattatacatatatatacacaataataatgtattattttatttgcaaaGACAGATATGAATGATGATAAAGATACTGTATCCATGGTTACCTGAATGGAGTCAAGCCAACCAGAAACTGGACATCCCTTGTAGGCAGCATCTAGAGGTAGGTCCCTCTCCACAAACAGCTATACGAAATGAATAGTCCACAGTGAATTATTTACACCATACAATAAACAAAACCTGTGAAAAAGTGCTCACCTTCCCATTGTCACATTGCGAACCCTGGTACTCGGAGACAGTGCACCGACCCAAACAAAACGACAAAGCGGCCAGCACGGTCACCGTGTGGGTCGGCATGCTAGTCAGTCATCCAGATAGAAGAAAGAGCTCCATTGAGTCATGGCTGGGCTACTACAGCTCATAAGACAATGAGAGCAAGTTTTCTAACTCCGAAACACACATCTCGCGAGCTTGAAAGAGTAAGCATATCATGACGACGTCTTCTGTGTCTCACATGGTACTGAACAGTTCCTACACAACAAGAACAACGaaaagtacagtattttctaCCAATAACATCAACAACGGAAGTGTTTTCTCTGAACTTTCAGAATGTAAGCACATGGTAGTAGATGCATTTGGTTTTATCAATGCGATGTGTTATTTATGGATGGCTGTAgtgatttttgttttgatgTCATATTGTAGCGCTTTTTACGAAAATAAGTGACATATGCAAATCTGTGTTGACGTTacattgtgcttttattttagtAAAACACTTGAAGTTCCGGAATtacattaaattgtatttataattAAGATGACTGTCTGTCTCTCAAACTGTGCTCCAATATGGAAGGTGGAAAGGgacagtttttctttcatttcattgCTGTATACATTTTAATCAGTAGTAAATAACGAACGAACAAATACATCGTCGTTTTCGTTGAAACTTTGCTGACTGAGTTTGCGGTCGTAGAAACGGGCAAGGAGGACTCTTCCTTCATCCTAtgagttgtgtattttttttattacgctAATTCAAAACTTTATAGCATTATGGTGGCGCTACCCCATTAAGAAATGGCACCAAATCCTGTTTTTCCCGGGTTTTGACCGTAGACGGATACTGTCATGTCACCACAGGCAGTGTAACAAGCATTACCTGTTGGCACAGGTAAGCAGCGACTTTTCAAAATAACGGCATACaaatcattttttgtttaaCACAACATACAAAGAATCGTGTTTCACATATAAAGACTTTTATTTATGAATACACTGTGCTTTGCTCACTCAATAGAAATTTGCTTGgtattttgtaataatatattttttgcttttttaatttattttgaaattagcCTTGCTTTGCCCAGCTTGGCAAATACTTAAAGACCCAGCCTTATCATTCACTCTGTGTGCACTCACACCTATGTTGTTAAACCTGGACTGAAGGCGTGTTTGAGGAGACTTCTAGAGAGAGGAGAAGGGTGGGAATAAATGGAGTTCACACTCACTGGAGGTTTGCTAATTAATtccatatttgactttttagtTTGACATGTGGAAACGTGAATCAAATGTTTCAGGAGTaattttgacaaatatttagtACGTGCATGTGTGAGTATTTGACATATCGCCTGCATGGTTACACAATCCGCTGGGTGTTTCTGCCTTCTGTTATGAGGAGTGGCACACCATATATTATTATAACCAGATAATACAATGTGtttccaatttattttttttacttaataattatttttcctctaCAACACTCGGAAAAGAGTGGAAAATTGGAAGTGCAGTCGACTTGATGCCCTTTGCTGTTGGCTGTGTATTTGAAGTATTTCCACATGTTGACAATGGAATAATTGAAATCCAGAGTAGGGCCTACATCCAAAGTGTTGCTGATATATGGCCTGTTGTGTGTGCAGCTCCATATGGAGCTCCAAGTGTAGAAGATCCAGCAGCGATCACTCCTGGTCATTTAGTATCCCTCGCTGAGGAAACAGAGCCTGCACAACCGGAGAAGTGTGAAGAAGGCAAATGTCCTGCAGAAATTACAGATAGCCAGGTGAGCAAAGGATATTTGCAAAGTAGCACGAGAGCAACACCGTgtaaagtttttgttttttttgtccccagGCGCCATACTCACTTGACAGTTCTCAATCATCATCAGACAGTGAGGATGAATGcaagaaggaaaagaagaagaagaagctgaagaagaagaggaagaaaaagaaagtaTGTGTCTGCAAAAACTATTCAACTGATTTGATGTaggggctggagcctatcccgccTCAATTAGCTTGAAAGGcagactacaccctggactggtcgggcACGGGAGTATTTATGAATGGCCATTATGCAGGAATTGATCCCATGCCAATTGAGtgacaagttttaaaataagttgtatttttaacaacaatccaaaaatgttgtctctTCAGGGTGGACGAAGTACCAAATATGTACACAGTTGGCTGCACAAAGCTAAACTGGACTAACCTGAGATTAatatgtttggggaaaaagcagcccagttGCTGTTTGTGATGGGTACTGTAAGATGATTGCATAGCTGCGATGGGCGTCACGTGTGGCTCTGCCTTTGTGCGTTGAGTGTTTGAAGAGCCCTTCCCTTCTTATGCCACCACGCTTTGACAAAGACTTCATTTACAGCGGGCACAAACAAATAAACCTGTTCATCCGTGTATGCAAAAAACTCTCTCCACAGGATTCcagctcctcttcctcatcttcttcatcatcCTCCTCCAGTAGCTCCTCAGACAGTGATAGCGATAGCGAGGTAAGCTATGCTCACATCCTGCAGCAGCATGTCTCACACTGGAAGAATTTGGCGTCACATGTTCACATTCAGAAGCCCATCACTCCACTTGGAGCCAAGTCAGCAACATGATGTTTGCAGAAATAATTTTAATGCTCTCATCTTTCACTGTGAAGCCAAGCTATCTCTGGAATGGGTGAGAGTAATTGTAGTAATTGCACGCCCGGTTATTTAATGGCAGTCTAGTTTGTTTGTTGTGCTCATGTCAGCAAACTTTTAAGGCACttgggttatttttttttttaagtagtttgCTTgaaagaaacaggaagtgcaggAAAAGTGAGTTCTCACCTTAGGCAGGTGAAAACAAAAGCTTCAAGGCTAAATCttgacattccaaaaacgtagAGCTACTTGCTGGGACTGCTTGGACTGTAACGCTTCAAGTAGAAATATTTGTGAAACTAGGCAGCGGCGCTAATGTCCTGCAACTGCTTGCAAGAAGTATCTGATAGGAGGTGGGGACACACCCATTTGGAATGTTTGGAAAAGACAAGTCATGGCAGTAAACTCAGACGGGTTgtcaattattcttttttttattggcagcaCCCGAACTAACAGAATAGATGCCCGTTTGCATGCTTACAttgatttgaatttgaatgcaaTTTCTATTGCCTGTACTCTAATTAAAACAGCATTACTCAATGGTTTTACCACCATTTAAACTTAGTAATAGTAGGCATGAGTAGACATTATCATGGAATGTTAAGCAAGGGCAATAACGACCTGCAAAACCAGTTGTTCACCTTTTACAGAGTGCTTTATGAAATACTTGGACAACACTAGACAAAGGTGGCAGTATTTTTATAACTTAAAAacaattacagtcgtccctttcCTCATCGCGATTTGAATTTggcggcttcactcgatcacggtttttcaaacatatcaattattaaatcatgctgttttgtggttgaatatgacctattattagtgagaatgtatgcatattttagcaaattgtgtcatcatcttcatcatcatcattgtactgtaaaaataacacaggctacttttTGCGGGCATAActagctttgaggcgcattaccgcacctaccatttTGGAGTGTGGCACAGAGTTGCAAACgctatacggcaaccggatcggcccgatctcgtggcggaagccgatattaccCGACCttttaaaatacagcaaatcGGCAGCCggtcccgatcctgaagatcagatcgggacatccctgtTTAGAGCACCCATTTTAGTTGACAGTGACTGCACAGTTCCCTGCTCGATGAACTCCATTATCTTGTAggatgacaagaagaagaagaaaaaggataAGAAGAAAGAGGTGAAGGAGTACGTCTGGGACAATATGATCATAACACCATCTGGTGAGTGAAGTAAAGTGGACTCTTGAGTTCTGTGAGTTTCCCACACTGTGCTTTGTTGTGATAAATGCATGTTTGGTATAGTTCCAAACTCAGTACGCCATGTATGCAATTTGAGGGAACCTCCATGCACTCACAGATAATTGCCACAAGGATATAGCAGCCATTTGGCATAAAGCCATGCATTTCATACACTCACTGGTATACTAGCATGAATGACCATGCAATGATAACCACAGGCAGTGATATGAATCTGTTTTACTATTttcctttttccattttgtttaaCCTTTACTCAGAGGAGCAAACGGAATTTGCAGAGGACTTGAAGATGAAGCCGGTGAGAGAGACAAAAAgcgttttatatttttgggatCATGATGGAATTGCACGTTCTACATCTACTAATCCACTGCATCTACTTTTCTGGCTTCTTCCAGGATTCTAGCTCATCTGATGATGACAATGacaagaaagagaagaagaagaagaagaaggacaagaagaagaagaagaagaagaaggtacaTTACTGtagataaatatataaaaaaaaaatgctcatcTCACCGAAGTTTAAAgtttgcgggggcatgctggagcctatcccagctgtcttctcacgagaggcggggtacaccctggactggtcgccagccaattgcagggcacacatagacaaacaaccattcactctcacattcatacctatggacaatttagagtctccaattaacctaacatgcatgtttttggaatgtgggaggaaaccggagtacccggagaaaacccacaaacgcaaggggagaacatgtacacacagaaatgcccaacggagattcaaacccaggtcttcctgatctcctgactgtgactgtgtggccaacataaccactagaccaccgtgcggccctgcacACACTAGTAAACCAATAAATAATCAGAAGTGAATGTACAAATTACTATAGTAAAAACTaataaatcatataaaaacaaagacaattaaaacattaaaatatacgAGATTTAAAGCATTCAATTGTGGGGCCTTTTTAACATGAGGGGGgaagagtgttccacagcttggggccgactacagaaaaggcccgtTCTACTCTGGTCTTAAGTCTCATCTTGGGCGcctagttggagctggccttcagACCTCAATGAGCGGGCTGAAGTGTAAATTTGGGTGAGGTCTGAGATGTAtagaggggccagcccattcaatgccttaaaaacaaacagtaaaatcTTCAAATCAATTGTAAAACCAACAGACAGCCGGCGCAGGGAGGCTGGAATTGGGGATGCACCCTTTTTTTGGTTGCTGTCAAAAACCGTGCCGCAGAGTTCTGGACATTAAatattacagtagtccagatgTGACGAAATAAAAGTATGCATGACTTGTTcaaaatgttgcaatgataaaaatgatttgatatTAGATAAAAGCCAAACATAAGAACAGGATTTTACAACGGGGTTGATATGTTTATTGAGCTTCGGTGGAACGCACATGGTTGTGGAGGGGGCCCAAGTCCAACAGAGTACAGGTGTGATTGAGCAGGATCACCTCTGTCTTCTCCTCATTGAGCTTTAAGGaattttgagccaaccagaccttgacgaCGCTTAAGCACTCGAGAAGGGATgtcaggggggcatggtcattttTTGTAAGCGGCAAATAAATTTGGCAGTCGTCTGCATGAGAGTGATAGgagatgtcatgttttctgaGTATTACGTACACTAAGTGGGACCAGGCACAGAGCAAATAGGATGGGCCCAAGAATTGATCCTTcatctgatttaaaaatgtgaatacTTTGACAGCACTGATGTGAAACTTTGACGAACGAATGCATTCCGTGTATTTCATGTGTGTAACACATGCTTTTCTCCGCTCACGCCGCAGGATTCCTCTTCATCCGATAGCTCCTCTTCTGACAGcgagaaggaaaagaaaaagaagaagaaaaaggacaagaagaaaaagaaagacaagaagaagaaaaagaaggtaTGTCAAACTATATACAGTTGGAAGTTGGAAGTGCACACGtcactacagtcaaacctcgcttTTCGTACACCGCAGTTTTCATTTTCGTCTAAAATGTCGgcaaaatagttttttgtacaatattgcacataacaaactagtctgtttgccctgtacgCTATCGTTCCGCGAAATCgaatgcccaaacaaagcaccctacgcattTCTGACTCACtgcctgtgcattttttttttactactaaataacctgccttggggccaaagaaagttgcgaatGGGCAAACACTATAGAATTAAATGTTGCCAGGATGTACGgcaagtctgcatcaacaataagttctatctgttcgtcatttataatgattttcacattcttttctgcatgtaaaactataattattctttatCAAATGACGTTTTTTGATTTCCTATGTTAGAAAAATTGCCTCGATTTTTGTCAGACCATCTGGAACGAGTTAATAACGAACACATAGGAGCCACTGTAAATGATGAAGTCAAGAAAACCTTAAACATCCATTTTATCTTCTACTTCACAGgattcctcttcctcctcatctgACAGTTCTTCCTCTGATAGTGAAgatgaaaagaagaagaagaagaaaaagaagaaggtaGTGGAATTAGCAGTTGTACAGCTAATAGTACAAGTTTAAATTTTGTAAATACCCGTTTGGGGTTAAACATTTGGGGTTAATAGTTCCATCTTCTTTTACAGGACTCtggttcttcctcttcctcttcctcctcttcttcatctGACAGTGATGATgacaggaaaaagaaaaagaagaaaaaggataaaaagaaaaagaaagctaAGAAAAAGGTATGTGCAAAGACGTTTGTTGGACTTGATTTTCACAGATTATAATTTGGTACCCTTCAAAGATCCTAACTTAATCCAATACAAAAGCTGTATCCAAAATTCACTTAGTAGATACTGCCGCACTCCTCGACACAAATTGTGTGTTGCAATTGTGTAATCCCCCTCACAGACAAATGGAATCCAGCCTTGGATGCGGTCATCATGTTCATCTTTAATGCAtccaatcccagccatttttcaaaagacactactggccattttagacgattttgagtGATCTTTCAAGTGacgcagaatattgtgttttatggctatatcaacatggaacctaccaaaagaaagattagacacccgtctctcattaaaaaaaaaaaaggttgtttgtacctttttccgttgtttagtaatcagcagtagaacataggtaagtttcagggaaatatcagttagcataacaaaacaacacaaaaaagggttgtttgacatcaaaataacaatttatgtacaaatataacaccatgaactagttacaattttcacattcaaactgaactgtgtgtgtgtgcgcgtgtgtgtgcatgtgcgtgcgttcAAAttcccctacaatgcgtaaccttctgcacgctgcacgttcttccacttcctccttgctggcgtgtatgttttttccgttcaaattcacatgccgagctcttatcaaatgcacttctgccaccttgtggctgtttttatggcttaagtCAATCAAGCCAAACTTTATTTATgtagcacattttaaaacaaacaggGATAACCACAGTGCTGACAATGAGAAAATAAAATCAGACAGCGAGTTTGGCTAAAAgctataaaataaatgtacacaataaGATCAGTATGCTTGTTCAGTTTTTGTGGACTGCCAGTGAAAAGAGGCaggttttcagcaggtttttaaagtgCTCAAGTGTTCCACGTTTAGGCGCAGCCACAGAAAAGGCTCTGTCTCGAGCGGGGGACAAACAGGAGCAGGTAGGGCCCTacctggggctgcacgagttcAGACAGGTACATTGGAGCCGGTCCATGCAAGCATTTAAAAACCAGTAGTAGCATTTTGAAATGGACCCTTTTGTTTCACTGGGAGAAACAAAGTAGAGAATCACAAGCACAGGGGTTGCTGTTGTCCCTCAAAACTGcttaaaagtgtcattcattcattagtgtgcagttgtgtcatcacctctttttgttccttgcgcaaaaaaacgtaaaagatgtataaatacgtctttggggtTGGGTGTGCGGGATTACAAAAACGTacaaaaaatacgtttttgacAGAGTCAAGTAACATTGTgagacatttttaatttaacaatatcttTACTACTGTGGTTGCAGgggtgtagaactgcaccgcATGCTCAgaggtgttcctaatattttggttatgtGATTTAGCTCCATGACAGGGGCAACATATAAGAAAAACCTCTCTGTGTTGTGCGATATCTTCATAAAGACAGCATTGATACAGCTCGTGTATTGAGTATCATTCAATTGTGTGCTTAATTAAATGGCCCGTGTGTTTACATACGTACACAAGGTGTCTAAAAGTTGACTTCtaacaaatgttcatttatttttgccACAGGATTCTagctcttcatcttcatcattgTCATCGTCGtcctgctcctcctcttcctcctctgatAGCGATAaagataagaagaagaagaagaagaagaagaagaagaagaagaagaagaagaagaaggatgaTAAAAAGGTAAACTTTTTTTATCCTAAAGTCAACAAATGTTAGTTTTGTGAGCCTCTTGGGGCTTTTCTTTTGCTTAGGAATGTTGAGTcaggacacttttttttttttttatcacataatgcaaaaaaacatgaagagTGATAAAACTGCCATTCGGGTTTTCCTACGCCAGCACAATTTGAATAACAAATGCATTTAATGGGTAATTACTGTCactatttttcatttcatattcCCAGTTAATATCTGCAAACTAGTCAAGTGTACGGGAAACAGAATACAGTGGATCCAcgcacatttgtgattcagtattcacggcttcacagatttatacatttttgtaaaaaatatatatatgcatttttattttttctccaaaaatagttgtttttcccagaaaacacatcttattcaccataagttggtaAAAATGGACAATAAACATGATAATACAGCCAAAATGTGCAGCATACACacaccactgttagaaagccccctTTATGATTGGCTGATAATGTTTTGTCATCAAGcactgagattttgcacttcgTTCgtcgtccttgaacgcaccataattGTGAGCTGTGACTGGCAACAGtatgactccgattccatttgTTCATCGATCAGCTGACATTATAATTTTTCTGAAAATAATactaactagggatgtccgataatattggcctATAGGCTCCCGTACTTGCTGTCATCGAGGCATCCGGTGGTgccaatacgtggaaatactttgtcacgtcctgtgttatccCTCGCAATCGGAACTGGGCTTaatatgttgaaaccacgggcgtGGGTGTGCCGCAGATAGCACCGATGTTAGCCGGCACGGTCTCGTTGTCTCTGCTGTCAGTCGCCATTTTTACCTACGTCAAGgctcaccaaatgtggagatgcgattcacaacgagacaggagtcgaggtaggtggcaccaattagtttactctccactcaactcaacaacaagcaactctttagcaatagctaagtggctacaacaacctcatgacccggaaacggaagtacACTTGGTAGATATAGAGCCATATGTCAAAGGTAGACATTTTTATATCAATTACTCacagtttttttaatatttgctgGTGTTCCCATAATGTAACCCCATgaaaaagcagggatctactctAATATATTGAGGTATGCAGTCTTaggaaataattaaaaaaaatgtattgattcTTGTTTACAGATTGACGAGCAAGAACTCAATGGTGCTTCACTTTCCACAGCTGGTGAGTTTTTGTTTCCTAGAATCGGTGcaacaaaacctgtttatgatgctGATGGTTTGCTGCAGGTGGTGATGTCACAGCTTCAAGTGTTGCAGGAGAGACAAAGAAAGATACGGACGATGACAAGGTGACACACTCGCATTTAAAATGATGTCTGTCACCCGTGTTAGCAGCAGATGAACATGGTGTGTTGTTGGTCTTTTTCAGTCTAAAGTGGCAGAAGATGGATCTGTTGTCTCTTTACCAGGTGGTAGTCTGCAGCTCTTTTCAATCAAGCAGTATGTTTTCTAAGGTGTCAGGGTTGTGATTCTAACTCTTGCCCAGCAGGGGGAGGAGAGGTGTTCCCTTGTGGCACTGAGGAGGGCCACCTGAGTGATGACGAGGGAGAGGACGGGGATGAGAAGGaggtgaagaagaaaaagaagctgaagaagaagaaaaaggtgatCACAGTGTGTACGTgttgatgaaataaaataatcaggTATTATATGCGTTGTTGCTTAAACCTTGTCATTTGCTCCCAATAGCATTCCAGCTCATCTTCAGACAGTGATGAtgacaaaaaagacaagaagaagaagaaaaagaagaaggtacaaatatttacagaaaaTTAAAGAGCACACTTTATATAGAATATGagattatatacagtatctatacacacagaacacatgctGAGCCTAGGGGCCCACAAGCCATGGAGGGCCCCGTTTTGCAGAAGGGGGCGCTGCAAATGCACAAAGGATGCAAGAGGGgacaaaagaaacaaataatCTAGCACCGCCTTGTTGACGCAATGATTGAtagcacacaacacaaaaagtgAATCATGTATCAGTCcatggtggtgtaatggtacagctgctgccttttaaggcCAAGGGCACAGTTTTGATCCTAGACCTGAATATTTTTTATCCTGTTAAtctgttattttgcacaaaaaataatttattgaacaagcacggggagaacatacaaacgccacacagagatggcccCCGGGATGCACTTTGGATAAATGTGATCTAGAGGGTGAATGTTTGCTGCTCTCAGTAAAATGGTGTTTTGTTCGATGTTCAGGATTCCTCCAGCTCTTCTTCGTCATCATCATCTGATAGCTCTTCCTCAGACAGTGAGgatgagaagaaaaagaagaagaaaaagaagacgaagaagaaggTGATTTGTCTTGAtgctaatatttgtatttcactacAGTATGCGATGTGGGCTGGTTTGTATTGGTTTTGCATAACGAAAAtgccggtgtataagccactacttttttcttaaactttgaaccttgCGGCTTAcacagcagtgcggctaatttatggctaaaaattctaatcttgtgacatctccttcacTTCGGAACTACTATTAATTGTTTAACTACTGTGCTGCTCGTGAGTCAGTGGGGAAAGAGTAGCTCTTTCTTGGGCAGAAGCCAAggagattattatatttatatatttatatatatatatatatatatatatatatatatatatatatatatatatatatatatataaaacactttaccaacaacattaaactcatcacacagcaacacacaaaaggtatacctcagaaatatacaaacatgtaccaatagtttgaaatgaaaaaaacaactcttaaaGTTTTCCCCATAAtacattgtgtctgagcaacgAATTCATTGGGGTGCTTCAGTGAGGTCAGCCTCCTTCTGggctctgggctctgggctcagggggctgtggctccctcaatggacagaggcagcatagTACTGCAGTGCCATtcaacatt is drawn from Dunckerocampus dactyliophorus isolate RoL2022-P2 chromosome 12, RoL_Ddac_1.1, whole genome shotgun sequence and contains these coding sequences:
- the LOC129190919 gene encoding cylicin-1-like isoform X1 → MEFTLTGAPYGAPSVEDPAAITPGHLVSLAEETEPAQPEKCEEGKCPAEITDSQAPYSLDSSQSSSDSEDECKKEKKKKKLKKKRKKKKDSSSSSSSSSSSSSSSSSDSDSDSEDDKKKKKKDKKKEVKEYVWDNMIITPSEEQTEFAEDLKMKPDSSSSDDDNDKKEKKKKKKDKKKKKKKKDSSSSDSSSSDSEKEKKKKKKKDKKKKKDKKKKKKDSSSSSSDSSSSDSEDEKKKKKKKKKDSGSSSSSSSSSSSDSDDDRKKKKKKKDKKKKKAKKKDSSSSSSSLSSSSCSSSSSSDSDKDKKKKKKKKKKKKKKKKKDDKKIDEQELNGASLSTAGGDVTASSVAGETKKDTDDDKSKVAEDGSVVSLPAGGGEVFPCGTEEGHLSDDEGEDGDEKEVKKKKKLKKKKKHSSSSSDSDDDKKDKKKKKKKKDSSSSSSSSSSDSSSSDSEDEKKKKKKKKTKKKDSSSSSSSSSDSDDDKKKKKKKKKKKDSSSSSSTSSSDSDDDKKKKKKLKKKKKKKKKKKKKKDTSSSSSSSSSDSDDDKKKKKKKKKKKLKKKDSSPSSSSSSSSSDSDDDKKKKKKKKKNKLKKKKDSSSSSSSDSDDSKKKKKKKKKKKKKDSSSDDSSSSSSSSSSSSSSSDSEDDKKKKKKDKKKDKKKKKKKEKKTKKDSSSSSDSSSSDDDKKKKKKKKKKKDKKKHSDSSSSDDEKKKKKHKKKKKKKDKKDSSSSSSSSSDSSSDSGKENKKAKKDKKKKKTSSAGSEAAEKKKKKKTKTEIPGAEQSSPPQMQVLGPGAGGFSASSSSYKPGGAPVMTFPSLPSKPVVNLDSLSPPFLPKPSVSSLSGGDRASFRRPLSPMESLMGNPSRYRDTGTRSTTHLSSSDLIRGPRSYK
- the LOC129190919 gene encoding nucleolar protein dao-5-like isoform X4, whose protein sequence is MEFTLTGAPYGAPSVEDPAAITPGHLVSLAEETEPAQPEKCEEGKCPAEITDSQAPYSLDSSQSSSDSEDECKKEKKKKKLKKKRKKKKDSSSSSSSSSSSSSSSSSDSDSDSEDDKKKKKKDKKKEVKEYVWDNMIITPSEEQTEFAEDLKMKPDSSSSDDDNDKKEKKKKKKDKKKKKKKKDSSSSDSSSSDSEKEKKKKKKKDKKKKKDKKKKKKDSSSSSSDSSSSDSEDEKKKKKKKKKDSGSSSSSSSSSSSDSDDDRKKKKKKKDKKKKKAKKKDSSSSSSSLSSSSCSSSSSSDSDKDKKKKKKKKKKKKKKKKKDDKKIDEQELNGASLSTAGGDVTASSVAGETKKDTDDDKSKVAEDGSVVSLPAGGGEVFPCGTEEGHLSDDEGEDGDEKEVKKKKKLKKKKKHSSSSSDSDDDKKDKKKKKKKKDSSSSSSSSSSDSSSSDSEDEKKKKKKKKTKKKDSSSSSSSSSDSDDDKKKKKKKKKKKDSSSSSSTSSSDSDDDKKKKKKLKKKKKKKKKKKKKKDTSSSSSSSSSDSDDDKKKKKKKKKKKLKKKDSSPSSSSSSSSSDSDDDKKKKKKKKKNKLKKKKDSSSSSSSDSDDSKKKKKKKKKKKKDSSSDDSSSSSSSSSSSSSSSDSEDDKKKKKKDKKKDKKKKKKKEKKTKKDSSSSSDSSSSDDDKKKKKKKKKKKDKKKHSDSSSSDDEKKKKKHKKKKKKKDKKDSSSSSSSSSDSSSDSGKENKKAKKDKKKKKTSSAGSEAAEKKKKKKTKTEIPGAEQSSPPQMQVLGPGAGGFSASSSSYKPGGAPVMTFPSLPSKPVVNLDSLSPPFLPKPSVSSLSGGDRASFRRPLSPMESLMGNPSRYRDTGTRSTTHLSSSDLIRGPRSYK
- the LOC129190919 gene encoding cylicin-1-like isoform X3 produces the protein MEFTLTGAPYGAPSVEDPAAITPGHLVSLAEETEPAQPEKCEEGKCPAEITDSQAPYSLDSSQSSSDSEDECKKEKKKKKLKKKRKKKKDSSSSSSSSSSSSSSSSSDSDSDSEDDKKKKKKDKKKEVKEYVWDNMIITPSEEQTEFAEDLKMKPDSSSSDDDNDKKEKKKKKKDKKKKKKKKDSSSSDSSSSDSEKEKKKKKKKDKKKKKDKKKKKKDSSSSSSDSSSSDSEDEKKKKKKKKKDSGSSSSSSSSSSSDSDDDRKKKKKKKDKKKKKAKKKDSSSSSSSLSSSSCSSSSSSDSDKDKKKKKKKKKKKKKKKKKDDKKIDEQELNGASLSTAGGDVTASSVAGETKKDTDDDKSKVAEDGSVVSLPAGGGEVFPCGTEEGHLSDDEGEDGDEKEVKKKKKLKKKKKHSSSSSDSDDDKKDKKKKKKKKDSSSSSSSSSSDSSSSDSEDEKKKKKKKKTKKKDSSSSSSSSSDSDDDKKKKKKKKKKKDSSSSSSTSSSDSDDDKKKKKKLKKKKKKKKKKKKKDTSSSSSSSSSDSDDDKKKKKKKKKKKLKKKDSSPSSSSSSSSSDSDDDKKKKKKKKKNKLKKKKDSSSSSSSDSDDSKKKKKKKKKKKKKDSSSDDSSSSSSSSSSSSSSSDSEDDKKKKKKDKKKDKKKKKKKEKKTKKDSSSSSDSSSSDDDKKKKKKKKKKKDKKKHSDSSSSDDEKKKKKHKKKKKKKDKKDSSSSSSSSSDSSSDSGKENKKAKKDKKKKKTSSAGSEAAEKKKKKKTKTEIPGAEQSSPPQMQVLGPGAGGFSASSSSYKPGGAPVMTFPSLPSKPVVNLDSLSPPFLPKPSVSSLSGGDRASFRRPLSPMESLMGNPSRYRDTGTRSTTHLSSSDLIRGPRSYK